TGGTGCGCGGGGCAGGCGGGGCTGAGCGAGCCGGAGTTCGTAGCGGCCCTGTGCGCGGTCAGGCTCACGGTCGCGTTTCTGGGGTTCACGCCGGGGTTCGCCTTCCTGACCGGGCTGCCGGAGCGGCTGCGGATGCCCCGGTTGAGCGCGCCGCGCGAGCGGGTCCCGGCGGGCAGCGTGGCGCTGGGTGGCCCCTGGGCGGGCGTGTACCCAAGCGAGACGCCGGGGGGCTGGCGGCTGGTGGGCCGGACGGACGCGGTTCTGTTCGACCTCGCCAGGCCGCAGCCGGTGCTGTGGCGGGCGGGGGACCGGGTGCGCTTCGCGGTGGCAGATGCTTGAGGTGCTCCGCCCCGGCCTGCAAACCACCGTGCAGGACGCGGGGAGGCGGGCACGGGCGCTGGGCGTGCCCGGCGGCGGCGCAGCCGACCCGCTGGCGCTGCGGCTGGCGAACGCGCTGGTGGGCAACTCCCCCGGAGCGGCGGCCTTGGAGGTCACGCTGGCCGGTCCCACCCTGCGCTTCGGGGCGGGGACGCTGGTGGCCCTCTGTGGTGCCCCCTTCACCGCTGCGCTGGACGGCCAGCCCTTCCCGGTGGGGCGGACAGTGGCGGTGGAGGCGGGGCAGACGCTCGCCCTCGGGGGAACGGCACGGGGGGCGCGGGCGGTACTGGCCCTGCGAGGCGGCCTGAGCGGCCAGGAGGCGTTTGGGAGCCGGGGCACGGACCTGCGCTCCGGCTTCGGCGGGCACGGGGGCCGGGCGCTGCGGGCCGGGGACCGGCTGGCCTGGCTGCCGCTGCCGCCCGCCACGCCGCCGCGGGCGTTCCTCTCCCCTGACCTGCACACCCCCACCGGGCCGCACGTTACCCTGCGCGTCCTCGCCACGCCGGAGGCCACGCCCGGGCTGCTGGACGCGCTGACGGGGCAGACCTTCCGCGTCAGCGGGCAGGCCGACCGGATGGGCGTGCGCCTGACGGAGGCCGTCCCCGCGCCGCACGACCCCGCGCGGGTGAGCCTGCCCAACGTGCCCGGGGCCGTGCAGCTTCCGCCCGACGGCCGGCCCATCCTGCTGCTGCCCGACGCGGGCACCCACGGCGGCTACCCCACACCGCTGGTCGTGGCGGCGGCGGACCTGCCCGTTCTCGGCCAGTTGCGCCCCGGCGACCGGGTGAGCTTGCGGGAAGTGACGCGGGCCGAGGCCCACGCCGCATTGCGGCAACAGGAACACGAGGTCCGGCAGGCCGAGACGGCCCTGGCCTGGTGGTACGCGGGGCAGAGGGAGGCACCGCACAAATCCCGCCCGCCTCGCTGACGTGCGGGCGCAAGTGTGGGAGAGTGGCCCCCATGAAGCTGCGGGACCTGCTCCGCCCCTCGCCCGACCCGGCCAGCGCCGGGGACACTGAACCCGGTGGCCTGCGTGCCGCCGCGCGCCGCGCCGCCGGGGCCGCCTGGCGTGACCCCCGGGTGCAGGATGCCCGCGCGGGCCTGCGGGAACGGGCGCAGGAATGGCGCAGCGAGGTGCAGAGCCGGGCCGACGCCAGGCTGGAGCAGGTTATCGAGCGGCGCTACGGGGGGCAGGGCACGCCACCCGAGGCCGTCAGCGCCCTCCTCGCGCAGAGGCGGCAGGCGCGGGAGGCCCACGCGGCGCGGCTGCGGGCCAGGCAGGCTCTGCTCGCGCTGGCCGAAACCCCGGAGCAGCGCCGGGTGCTGACGCAGGTGGCGCAGGCGACGCCCTGGGCGGGCGGCGAGGCCGGGGAGGTGCGCTACACGGCGCTGCTGGACCAGCTCGCGCCCTCCGGCAGCCCCGAGGCGGAGATGGGCGTCCACCGCGCCCTCTGGACCCTGGCCGAGCGCCGGGTGCTGGCCGTGTCGCCGCACGGGGTAGTCACGGCCTGCCCGCTGCCGTCCCCGCTGGCCCTGCCCGCGCCCTCCGAACGCGCTTGAACCCCTATGCTGCCCCCATGCGCCAGCAGATCGACCTGAACGCCGACCTGGGCGAGGGCAGCCCCCACGAGGCCGCCGTGATGCCCTTTGTGAGCAGCGCGAACATCGCCTGTGGGGGCCACGCGGGGGACGCGGAGACCATGCGGGACAGCCTGCGCCTGGCCGCGCGGCATGGCGTGGCAGCGGGCGCGCACCCCGGTTTTCCCGACCGCGAGGGCTTTGGCCGCCGCGAGCTGCACTTTGCACCAGACGAGGTGACGGCCTTCGTGCGCGAACAGATCGAGGCGCTGAAGGCGGTGGCCGCGCGCGAGGGCGCAGCGCTGCGGCACGTCAAGCCCCACGGGATGCTCTACAACATGGCGGTGAGGGACGCGGCGCTGGCCGGGGCCATCGCGCGGGCAGCGGCGGACTCGGGCCTGCCCCTGTATTACGGCCTGGCAGGCGAGGCCTCCGTGATGCTGCGCGAGGCGGAAGTGCTGGGACTGCTGGCGGTGGGCGAGGGCTTCGCGGACCGCGGGTATGCCCCGGACGGCTCGCTGTGGCCGCGCGGGCAGGCGGGGGCGCTGCTGCCCCACGCCGAGGCAGTGCGGCAGGGCGTCCGGTTGGCGCGGGAGGGCACCGTCACGGCGGTCACGGGCGAGCAGGTGCGGGTGCCCGCCCGGACCCTCTGCTTGCACGGTGACGGGGCCGAGGCGGCGGACCTGGCGCGCGACCTGCGAGCGGCGCTGGAGGCGGCGGGAGTGCAGGTCACGGCTCCCCACCCCTGACCCGGCGGGAGGCAGTCAGCGGACCCGCGGCCCAGGAGGCTCGCTCTCCACGCCCCCCAGCTCCAGTTCGCGCCACAGCCGCCGGGCTTCCCCGGCGCACTCGCCCGGAGGCACGCGCTGGCCCTCACGCCAGGCCTGGCGTTCGGCAGCGCTGCGCAGCTGGCCCGGCAGGTGTTCCAACCGCCGGTCGATGGCCGCGAGCAGCCGGGAAGGCGCGCGCGGCTGGCAGGCGCGGCCCCGCACGAGGGTCAGGCCGTAGAGGCGGCAGGCCAGCGGACGCTGCCCCAGGTGCCAGGCGACCTCCGCCATCTGAAAGAGCGCCAGTTCCTCGCCCCAGCACCAGCCGCACTCCTCCCAGGTGCGGAGCTGTTCTCCCAGCAGGGGAAGCGCCGCGGCGGCCTGCCCCTGCTCCAGCAGCCAAGCACACAGGGCGTACAGTTCCTGCCCCAGCAGCCAGGGCTGGCCCAGTTCACGCGACTCGTCGACCCTGGCCCGCAGGGAGGCCAGGTCACGCCGCTCGCCCTGCTGGGCGCGGGCCTCCAGGGCGCACAGGGCCATGCCCCAGGGGTCGCCCTGCTCGGAGAACAGCCGGTGGGCGGCGCGCAGATGCCGGGCGCGTGCCCCGGCCTCCTCGTGTCGCAGGGCCGTGCGCAGGTGGGCCAGGGCGCGCACCCAGGCGGAAGGGACGGCCAGCCCCCCCGCGACCCGCCAGCGGCGCTCCCCGTTAGCCGGGGCGTCCGGCCCGGGGGAGAACTGCGCCCGGCGGTCCAGCGCCACCTGCCCCTGCCCCCGCAGCAGCCACCACCACGTCAGCTCGTCCAGGAGGCGGCGGGCCAGGTCAGGCACCTCGGGAGACTCTGCTGGCGGCTGCCGGGCCGCCCAGTCGAGCGCCTGCCGGATGTCCGGTTCCAGGCGGCGCAGCTGGGCCTGGGCGTGCCCGTGGCGTTCGCTGCGCAGGTCGGCGGTCAGGCCCTGCACCGCCCCGGCCACCAGCCGCAGCCGCCGCAGCTCGGCCCCGGGGGGCGGGGGCAGCACGTGGGTCAGGTACGCGCGGACCAGCCGGGGCACGCCAAAGCAGCCCTGGCCGTCCAGCTCGGTCACGTGGAGCAGGGAGGCGGCCCAGAGCGTTTCGAGTTCGGGCAGCAGCTCCCCGGCGGGACGTTCCAGCAGCAGGGCCAGCTCGTCCAGCCGCGCCGGACCCTCCAGCACGCCCAGCCAGCGCAGCAGCTCACGTGCCGGGTCCGGCAGCCCCGCCAGGTTGTGACGCATCAGGCTGCCCAGGTCGCGGTGGTGGGGGGGATGCGCGGCGGCCACCGACCGCAGCAGCAGGCGGCCGGGTTCGCGGAGCTGCTCCAGCAGGGCGGCCGGCGCGAGAACGGCGGTGTGGGCGGCGGCCCACTCCAGGGCCAGCGGCAGGCCGTCGAGCGCCTCACAGATGGCGGCGACCGCGGGGCCGTCATGGGGCAGACCGGGCCGCACGCCCTGGGCACGGTCCACGAACAGCGCCGCCGCCGGGTAGGCCAGCAGCTCGTTCCAGCGCTGCCCCCAGGCGTCACGCGGGGGCACCGGGAGGGGCCGCAGGTGGGAAAGCGCCTCCCCCGGCAGGCCCAGGGGCCGCTGGCGCACCAGCAGCAGGCGGTGTTCGGGCAGGGCACGGCGCAGTTCGGCCACCACCTCCGCGCCGCCTTCCAGGTGGTCGGCCCCGTCGAGCACCAGCAGTCCCGGCCAGGCCCGCAGGTGCAGGGCCAGCTGGGGCAGGTCGCTCACGCCGCCCAGGTCCAGGGCCTGCCCCAGGCGGGCGTATACCTCGGGAGCCGTGCGGCACCCCGTCAGGTCGAGGGCCAGCGCCGGTCCCTGGGCCACCGGCCAGCGGGCCACCAGCTCGCGGACCAGCGCCGTCTTGCCGACGCCCCCCAGACCGTGCAGCGTGACCAGCGGGTGCTGCGCCAGCCGGGCGTTCAGCGCGTGCAGGTCCAGCTCGCGGCCCAGCAGGCGGGGCCGGGGAGCCGCGGCCGGGGAGACCTCGGGCGGGGCGGCGGGGCCACGGAAGCGGGCATGCAGCGCGGCCAGGCTCCCCCGGCGTGCCCTGACCCAGGCGGCCAGTTCGCCGCCGGGCAGCGCGACGCCGGCCAGAAAAGGCCCCTGCCACAGCCCCCGCACCTCCTCGGCCTGTCCGGCGGCGGCGGCCTGTTCCAGCGCCTGCACGTCGGTCCACAGCGGCACGCAGGCCACCGAACTGCGGTCGGTCAGCAGGACGCCCGGCAGCTTGCGGCGCAGGCCCGAGAGGCTGACCCGCAGGTTGTTGCGGGCATCACCCGGCGGCAGTTCCGGCCAGAGCAGCGCGGCCAGCGCCTCCCGCTCGTGGCGGCCCTC
The window above is part of the Deinococcus carri genome. Proteins encoded here:
- a CDS encoding allophanate hydrolase subunit 1 — protein: MREADITPLGDAALVVRSPLARELLADLAARPLPGVREVVPALDVLTVLYDPLSMAGESLAAGLGARLARLHPEQDGTGRTHVLPVTFGGPDLGWCAGQAGLSEPEFVAALCAVRLTVAFLGFTPGFAFLTGLPERLRMPRLSAPRERVPAGSVALGGPWAGVYPSETPGGWRLVGRTDAVLFDLARPQPVLWRAGDRVRFAVADA
- a CDS encoding biotin-dependent carboxyltransferase family protein — its product is MLEVLRPGLQTTVQDAGRRARALGVPGGGAADPLALRLANALVGNSPGAAALEVTLAGPTLRFGAGTLVALCGAPFTAALDGQPFPVGRTVAVEAGQTLALGGTARGARAVLALRGGLSGQEAFGSRGTDLRSGFGGHGGRALRAGDRLAWLPLPPATPPRAFLSPDLHTPTGPHVTLRVLATPEATPGLLDALTGQTFRVSGQADRMGVRLTEAVPAPHDPARVSLPNVPGAVQLPPDGRPILLLPDAGTHGGYPTPLVVAAADLPVLGQLRPGDRVSLREVTRAEAHAALRQQEHEVRQAETALAWWYAGQREAPHKSRPPR
- the pxpA gene encoding 5-oxoprolinase subunit PxpA, yielding MRQQIDLNADLGEGSPHEAAVMPFVSSANIACGGHAGDAETMRDSLRLAARHGVAAGAHPGFPDREGFGRRELHFAPDEVTAFVREQIEALKAVAAREGAALRHVKPHGMLYNMAVRDAALAGAIARAAADSGLPLYYGLAGEASVMLREAEVLGLLAVGEGFADRGYAPDGSLWPRGQAGALLPHAEAVRQGVRLAREGTVTAVTGEQVRVPARTLCLHGDGAEAADLARDLRAALEAAGVQVTAPHP